GCACTTGGCCTTAAGTCAACCAGTCTGTTGTGACATTCAGGAGTCCCTCTGAGTCTCAGACGGCCCAAACCAGCTGGAGGGAGGAGAGATCAGGCAAGGAAGGGGGGAATTGTTTTAAGTTGTGAATTTGAGGCCTCAGTTtggtcatttataaaatggagaccCCAGGACTGGCCCCAGGGGTTAGGAGGGTTAAACGAGGCAGTTTAGGATGAGGCACACTGAATGTTTTCATCCACACCCAGACCCTCTTGGCTCCTCAGCGACTCTGCTTCCTCCCTCGACCCTTCTCCCCACTGTCCCCTGTGGGAGACCAGCAGGCAACAGCTGACCTAGCAGGTCTCAGGGATGGCCAGGCCTTGGGGTGGCATTATTGAGCTAGGACCCTGGGAAGGCTCACTAGGACCCTCaaatcccctgtggggttaagccGTGGCTGAGGGGCATGCACTCCAGTGCTATTTTGGGAGCTGgcctttggggggtggggaggagatgtGGCCCAACAGTGTCACACGGACTAGAAATCCCACAGCATAGAGGAAGTCTCCTGCTCCATTCTGCTTTGGTTGAGATCTGGTTTTCTGTGTTTGTGTAACACGGGTTGCTGCTCTGGAAGGGAAGAACACTGACTCTGCCGGAAGCCTGTGGTGGGGCCTCAGGAGCACGCCATGGGAGGCTTTTTAAGAATCTTCTGGAGTAGGCAGCGGGTGGTTGGTTCCCTGAACAGAACATCTGGGTGGGTCTGAATCAGCTcttctctttctccagcaacCTTGCCACTGGTCACGGGGTATGCAGCCTACGACACGCATCACTCAGGTAGGCAGGTGCTCTGGGCTGCTGGGGGCATGGGGTGTCCTTTGAAGACTCTTCACAAAACCCAGTTGGGTGTTAGAAGTTGGAAACCAGGTTCTTCCTCCTTGCAGTTTGGTTCAGGAGCAAAGAGGAGGCCCATACTTTTCGTGTGTCTTCTTGGATTGGGCCAACAAATAGATACAAAGAGCTCTTTTAGGTATAACTGTAGGGGAAAGAGTATGTGGACAAACAGACTCAAGgcccagctctgcctctcctGTGCTATCCCAGGGGCAGTCATTGGACCTCTTAGAACCTCAGGcctttcatctgcaaaatgggaataattataaTACCTATCTCACAGTAGTATTGTGAGGGTTAAAtgtggtgattgtgaaaacttgctGGCAGGAGCTTAATTGCTCAGTCAATGCTACTGATGCCAATTTTCTCTTACTTTCTTCCCCAACCAAGTGTacaatgatgatggtggtgatggtggctgTGGCAGGctgttggtgatggtggtgatggtagatgatggcagtgatgatggtgatgatgacggtAATGGTTGCTGACCTTTATTGAATGCTGCTGGGTGCCAGGATCATGCTAGACTCTTCATGGCTGCATCATCTCAGTTAGACCTTCACTTCCCCCAGTTCTTAGTAGGTGCTGTTATTTTCCTATTTCACAGGCTCAGAAATCCAGGATTATGTAGTTCGTAGGTTGCAGAGTGGGGAGCCTCCAGCCTGTCCTGGCCATGCTCTGTCCCTGTGGGTGAGGAGCCTCTGTGCTGGTCCTGGTTATGGCAGCGGTGGAGGTGTCTGAGTGCTCCTGCAGCTACGAGAATGGCTTTCAGGGCTTGCGGGCACCATCTTTCAAGCAAAGGAAGTGGCAGCATTGGCCTCCGCATCTGCAAGGCTCTGTGAGAAGGGAAAACTTATTAGCTCATCATGAAAACCtgggttttcagtttttctagagAAGCCAGGGTTTGGAATTTTACGTGCAGTCTTCCCAAATAAAATGTTAAGACAGGTCACAGATTTTAGGGTTGGGGATTCGGGCCTCCctgcacagatgaggaaacgaGATTCAGAGGAGAAATGTCTTGCTCAGGCCATCAGGGACGGGAATTTTTTCTGGGGTGGAGGCAGTTCTCACCTGCAGTCCAAAGCAAGGAGGAAACCACCCCTCACTGAGCAAGCTTGTGTGGCCTTTGAGCGGCCCCAGGAGTGGAGGCTGGGATCATCTCGGCTTCACTGACTAGGAAACTGAGTTGAACCACTCGCCCAGGGTCCCAGGCCAGTAAGCAGGAGTGCCTCATTCAACCCAGGCACCCTCAGCTTCATGCCTGTCCTTGAGATCAGGTCAGCTGTGCAGCTGCTGCGCTCCACTCGGCCTGGGCTCCATTGGTCTGTGCAGAGCAGACTTTTTGGTCACAGGACTGAACCGTTGACCTGGTGAGCACTGGGCTGTGACCCCAGGGTCTGCTGACCAGTGCTTTTTGGGGACAAGAGAGCCATCTGAACGAGAGGGGAAGATGCTTGAGGAAGTTTTCTTGTATTATCCCAAAGCTGCTCTCGAAGACTCATAGACCCCTGCTTCCTGCAAGGAAAATCAGAAGACATTCTTTCAGAAATTGTGGACTTTTGGTAGCCCCCTGTTCAGCTCACCCAAACACACCCCCACAGCACTGTATGTAAATATGTTGGTGCCAGGGGTCCTTAATTCTTATCCCTACAGGGACCAGGTAACAATGAGTAAAATGAGCAGCTGGAAGACATCAAGGAGTGCTGGAGACTGTGACAAACTCAGAAGCCCATGCCACTAGGGGTTGCTTGGTAGTGATTGTTGCCCCCTGGGCTTGCTGGGCCAGACAtgggttttcagtttttctagagAAGCCagggtttggatttttttttaatagtgaaaaatataattttataccaaaaaggaagacatttcaaagcataccacaacaattagttagagaacagatttcagagtttgttatgggttacagttctacaattttaggtttttcctttagctgctccaagacacaggagactaaaaagaaatgtcagtagaatagtttagcagtcatactcctttgttaaatcctgtcttctctgttataactccaccttctcctttgatctttctcccagtctttaggggtatttgggctctgccattctaactttttcatgttggaaaggatgtcgatagtatggggtagggagatgaaactatctgatgttctggagaagctggcccctctgcatttcagaacttacctggcctaggaacccattgggaggttgtaggtttctgaaaagtaatcctACTGGATgggaactttgtagaatctcagataatgctctccaggtattctttagggttggcaggaatggctcAGGGTTTggatttttatgtaaaatcttCCCAAATAAAATGTTAGCAACAAATCCCTGTTAACACCATCCTGCTGTGCTGGCTGGTCCTAACCCTCTTACAGCTGCCAGCTAGTGCCCATGACTATGTGCACTTGAAATCCTTCTTAGAGAGTGAGGTGTTGCGCTGACTGTGGGGCCGGTGCTTAGGATCGTGGCCAGGAGCCACCCTGCTGGGGAGGAGTGGATCCAGGCTCCACCAGGTGCTCACCATGCCAGCAAGGGTAAGCACCTCCACCTGTCTGTGCTTCCTTTCCTCACCTGGGGGGTGGGCATGATGATACCAACCCCTACCTCAGAGGGTGATTGTAGGGAGTGTGCTCAGAAATCTAAGCCAGGGAGAGCACCTGGCACATCTGCCACGTTGATACTCTTTTTCAGTTACTCCAATTTATTTAATAACCACTCTTATGGGGCTCGCATGATCCAGCGCAGATACGAGCTCATCCAGTCCTCACAGCAGCTTGATGGGGCGAGTGCTGTTATCCTCACTTTGCATATGGGGAAACAGGTAGAAAGCCATGAAGCCTCGTGTCCCGGGCCGCACAGCTGGGCAGCAGTGCACTGTGATTACGAGTCAGGTGGTTGGTCCGTGCTTTGGGCCTTTCTCCCACATGACCTCTGTGGCCAGGCCCTATTCCTGGCAGAACTGCCTTTGGTGGGTGAGTGGCTTCCTGGGGGTGCTGGGAAGCTGCTTCTCCTTGCTGGGCCTCCACTTCTAACCCATAAGGTGAGGCATCCACCACTCAGGCCTCTTTCACCTCACACCTTTGGTCTTAGATGGCCATGGCCCTGTGTGGTCATTAGAATGGTCCCATTGGGGCCATCTCCAAAACACTTTGCTGGCTGCTGCTGGTGAAATGGGCTGTTCACATGTCAAGGGGCATCTGAGACTGGGCCAAGGGGCAGCTGAGACCaggccatgggaatggaagagcagAGGGGCACAGGGGTGACAGGGGCATCTGGAGGGTTATTTTCATTTGGGAAGGAGTTCACAGAATTGCTGCAGGACTGAAGGAAGTGGAATGTGTTGCATCCTCAGGGGATAGAGACTTACCACCTTAGGAAGGATGGTGGGTGCAGATAATGGCAGTGTGGCCACCTACTGCTGAGTGGCCCTATCTGAGCCTTGACTTCCCCGGGCGTCAAATAAAAGGGCTGAGCAGGAGCACCTGCAGCAGACTCCCTGTGGTGCATGATTCTAGAACCCCCTTTAGCTCCAGTGTGGAATTAAAGCAGAGCCCGGAAATGGTAGGAGGGAGGCTTTTGATTGTAGTCTCAGCAGATATTGATTGAACAGGGCCCAGTTTGGGGATGCAGCACTGATGCAGGTGATGGAGCCACAGCAGTCCCCGTAGGGCTGCCTCTGGTGGTTGTGCAGGTTATGTACTGCACAGCTTTAGGAGGCACAAAGAGTTAGGCAGCTCACAACTTGTGTGGCTCAAGGAGGCAGCCCTGGACTGCTGGTCTGGGGTACTTAGAAGGCACCTCGGACTCGCCTTGTTCACTGTTAGTGCATGTAACTAGTACCTTTTAGTTGAAGgctattaaaatgcattttcttcctGTAGCATCCCTGCATTTAGCTCTTACCTCCATTCTCACCTTAGTTTAGGGTTCCCAAACTTCAGTCACTTGAGCCCCACCTTCATAATGAGTTCTTGTACCCAGGTATCACCTGGACTATCCTTGGCATCATAATTTTCTCCAGATctgctcactttttaaaaacttgaagtttattttaaatgagaatCCTCTGCTGTTCCCTGTGAAAGGAAAGCAAATGTTGCCTGCTGCAAGTGGGAGGTCAGAGGTAAAAACAAATTCAGTGAGAACCAGGAACAGTGTTAGGAAACTCTGCCCAAGGCTCGGAGCCCCAAGTTAAGTCCCTTTGTTTAAAAGGGAAGTTGTCGGgcgggcaatagtggctcagtggcagacttgtCACCtagcatgccagagacccgggtccGATTCCCTGTGTCTGCTCATGCCAATAAAGAAAAAGGGAGTTGTCGAGCATCAGGTGTGAAACATCCACTGGCGTCTGATGAGGCCATTGAAGAGCAAGGACCACAGAGGGGGCACTCACTGCTTCGGGATTCCGTGCCGTGTTGTCCCACCATCCTCTGGCTCCCCAGTGATGTGGAGAATGGATTTGGGGGAACGCTGCCTTAGTTGGGGTGTTTTTCAGAGCGTTTCCTGAGAACAGGCTTGGTTGGAGGGTTTTGCGGAGGTCCTTAATCTGGAACCCAGGGAACCCTGAGGGGATCTCAGGGGATTCATGAATTTGTTGAGGAAAGGGtcatgtctttatttttactAACCTCGAATTGGAAGTTCACACTTCCTTCAATTATGAATGTAAGTAACCATCCAGGGTCATTAGCTGTGCCTGGGACAGACATATTTTTGTAAGAAATTACAGCTGTTGAAATATCGCTTGCACTTGCCTGACTTCTAAATTACAGTAGTTTTAGATCCGCTGTCAGATCTTGCATTTGAAATGCTAATGGAGAAGTACAGTTAGCACAGTGacagtatttaaaattttgaataatttctttctttagtatttctgtgTACTCTATTTATGCTTTAAGAAACTATTCCTACAAGGGGTCCATGAACTTCCCCAGGAATGCCAAGGAGGGCAAAGGCACAGCAAAGTTAAGACTCCCTGTTGTGTTGAAAGAAAGCCTCTGGGCATTTGCTCAGAAAGGACAAGGAAGCTCCCTGGGTCCCCTGACGCCACCACCCTCTTATCCCTGCAGCTTTCTCCCAGATGGTCATCAGCTTCTACTACGGAGGCAAGCTGGTGGGCCAGGCCACCACGACCTGCCCCGAGGGCTGCCGCCTCTCCCTAAGCCAGCCCGGCCTGCCCAGCGGTAAGCTGTACGGGCCCGAGGGCCTGGAGCTCATCTGCTTCCCGCCAGCCGATGTCATCCCCAGCGAGCGGCAGAGGCAGGTCACCCGGAAACTGTTCGGGCACCTGGAGCGGGGCGTGCTCCTGCACAGCAGCCGGCAGGGTGTGCTTGTCAAGCGGCTATGCCAGGGCCGTGTGTTCTGCAGCGGCAACGCCGTGGTCTTCAAGGACAGGCCCAACAAGCTGGAGCGTGACGAGGTGGTCAAGGTCTTCGATACCAGCCAGTTCTTCCGAGGTGGGTCCCCCAAGCCTTGCAGGTCACTTGGAGGCAGGGGAAGGACACACTTACATGGGGACTTAGCCTGGCCTGGGGCCCTGCCTGCCTGGCTGTGAATCCTGCCTCTGTCCTTTCTTGCAGAATGATCCTGGGGACCAGCTTTGAAACAAAGTGGGGGTGCTGATGTAGCACTTCTCATAGGGTTCTCCTGAGGATTAGAAACTTAACACTTTGCAGTGTGGAGTGTGCACTTGGGAGCCAATTCAAAATGCAGACTCTTGTcccccagcccaggcctctggaacCCGACTCAGTCTGCATCTTCACAGGGTCCCCGGGGCTCATGGGCACGTTTGAGGTTGGCTGACTTCATCTGTGTCATCATACACACTGCACCCTGATGACAGCGTCTGCACGCGTAGCTGCTGCGTGTTAGCGCCTGTTATTCTGTGAGGTGTAAGTTTAGGATATCACGGCTGGGTGTCTGAGCTTCTAGAATGATGAGAGGTCTAAAGTCAATACATCTGGCCACCTCAAAGGTTTGCTTTTTGCTCCCTTTTCTGCGCTTCCAAAGCTCTCTGCTCTTCTCCAACACGGGCCAGCAGGTGGTGTCATGTCCATCCTACCATCTGGGCTTAGTCTGGCCAGCATCCTGGAGGAGGGGGCCTGGCAGGGTGGGGCGGGGGCAGAAGATGTGAGCCCGGGTGGGAGGGTGCGGAAGAGTTTGCCTGGTGAAGGGGGTTGGTGTGGCCAGGGCTCCCCACACCTGAGCTTGCtgccgcgcccccccccccccccccagggcatGTTAGAACACAGAACATGGGCCCCATCCCCGGGGCCTCCCATTCCAAGAGGATGGGGTGGGTTTGAGAGTCTGCCTTTCTCACAAGTTCCCAGCGAGGCTGAGgctgctggtctggggacccCACTGTGAGAACCTCTGGCCTAGCGTGTCAGCACAGGCTGTTTCTTCTTATAGGGGTTGCAAACTCAGGAGCTTTCAGGGGCGGGACAGGTCCTGTGCATGAGTGTCTGAGCATGAGGTTTTGGGGAGTGGCGTATCCCAAATGCCAGACCACTTTGAGAGGAGTTCAAATCCAGGTATTTAAAAAGCTAACAATCACCTGGAAATGGCCAAACAGGTCCCTGGTTCAAGTTTGGCCAAAAGGCCACTGGTTTGAGACCATGTTCTGCAGTGGCCGGTGCCTTTCCTTGGCTAAGCCTCCTCTGTGGAAGAAGAAGTCCGTCTGTCCCTGCCAGCTCTCACCTCCCAGTCTCCCAGTACCCCTCGGCTGTTTGTGAACACCCCTGGGCATGTTTTTCCAGAGCTGCAGCAGTTCTATAACAGCCAGAGCCGGCTTCCAGACAGCAGGGTTGTGCTCTGCTTTGGAGAAGAATTCCCTGATATGGCTCCTTTGCGTTCCAAACTCATTCTCGTGCAGGTAAGAATGGGCACTTTTGAGGCTTATATTCAAATTTCCTTGACCCTCACAGTAGGATCAAGTTCATACTTGGGCTGGAGAAGAGGCAGCAAAGACTGGGGGTGCACCATGTGTGTGCCAGCCTGGCAAGACCTTCAAGTTGGGGGAAAGTGGATTCTTGTCCTCTTTGAATTGGCTTCTCATATTCTGAGACTCACTatctgctgtttttgtttttctttctttctttgtttaatcAAAACCTCCTCTCTGTAAATATTCCACTTGCTTGGTTGCCTTAAGTTCTAACTGACAGGTTAAGGTTTTGTATGCCCTTATTTGACTATAGTCAAAGAAATGAAACTCTAATGGTGGAATTCTGGGCCCTGACCACCTAGGTTGGGACACTTTGGGGAGGGTATCCAGGAGAGTCTTTGCAATAACTCCATCTgccctttctccacattctgcCTATTCTGGGTTCACTCCTGTGGTACTATACGGAACTTCAGGAAAGATAGCTTTGGACCAGGGTAAACAGAGAATCTGGTTAGAGTCAAAGTAAGTCCCCATCTCACTTCCCACTTCCATCTCTGACCTTGTGTGTGATCCCTTTAGATTGAGCAACTCTATGTCCGGCAGCTGGTGGAGGAAGCTGGGAAGAGCTGTGGTGCCGGCTCTGTGATGCAGGTTCCCGAGGAGTCCCAGCCAGACCAGGTGTTCCGGATGTTTCCGGATATTTGTGCCTCACACCAGAGACCCTTTTTCAGAGAAAACCAACAGATCACTGTTTAAGTCTCTCCTGCGGTCCACCCCAGCCGCACCTCACATTTCCTCAGTACAATTACTGTTGTCGTTACTGAAGGTTGTAGGTCCTCGTTTGACTTGGGGCCTGTCAGCTTACTTTGCTCTTAATTTAGTAAGGGCATTCTTTGCGGGGTTGAAGTTTCAAACAAAATTGTGTCACAGCTCTGctgtttaaatataaatgttggaAACCAATACCAAGTGGTCTGAATGCTGTAACCAACACCTGtgactaaaaaaaaagtttttctgcatttttcaaaTTATCATTAGTTGCTCTGATTCTGCATTTTGGGATAATTGACATTCCCAAAGACTTGGTATTCAATATTGTTAGCAAATACCTGCTTCAAGTAAAGACATTTGAAGTGTAAGTTTACCTTGTGAAAAACAAGGCTGTTTTGGTCTCCAACTTTGTTTAAGCTATAGATTTATGATTTCATATGCTTGATTCTATGCAAagtatctttttacttttaagcattttaataagatttaaaaatatttagataccAGCCATCCTGTAATAAGTGAACATAAAACTCTTGGCTTGttggaagaatgtatattcttccTAGAATTCAGTGCTAGCGAAACATCTCCATTGCCAGGTGAACTGGTGTGCTTTTATCTTCAGAcgatgaaaacattttctttgtggcTTTCTGTCTAGGAAGCTTAGAGAtcaacttatttttttcacttctgtAATTAAATCATTCCAGATACctctctcttttatatttttctaaatggttttgatctgtttaatttttttttttacttttaattgccCTATTTTATGTGTCCTATTGTAAACtgctttgaatctttttttttttccaagtggcTAGGCTATAAACCACAAGTTGAAGAAGTAATTGTGGCTCCCATGAGCATTTTGATGATAGTGCCTTGAATCCAGCCCACCCGTTCCTCAGCTCCTGGTAGGCCCAGCGCaggctggaatgggtggagcggGTTAGCTTCTCACCCTGCACTGTCCCTGAGGATCATGCAGTGGACCGTGTAGGGGACATGCCTTCCAGGAGATCATTTAATTCCCCCAACCCCTAATGCTCCTCGAGGTTCAAGATGGCCCCCTCTCCACCACATTCTGCCCTTCAGCCAAACAGTAAAATGTGGGCCCCAATGGAGAAGTCTCAGCGTTAGTCCCGGTAGAACCTTCTCTATTCATTAGCAGACAGGGTACTTGCCCACTGAAAATTGGGTCAAAATTTTTTACCGTGAAATCATACAGTTACAGAAGGCTTAAATCCAGAGGTTAGTTCCCCTTCTAACATGTGATATGATGTATCTCCAAACCCATTTTAAAATCACTTTCAAAATGTAGATGATTAAAAAGTACTTGACATTTTTCCTCTAAAAGAACATTCTGTGTTAAATTGTCAGTGTGTCTGTGTAATCCACCTGCATGGCAGAGACTGGACAGTGTCCATTGGGTGCCTCCGGGCGCACCCCTTCTGCTAGGGATGTGAGCCAGTGCAGACTTGTAGACTTGGCTGAGTCACTTCCGAAGTTGGTGTAGACAGCCTTCTACTCCCTCCAGAGTGGGGCGAAGAagagcttttctcttttctttctcctttttaactcAGCCTGGGGCACCACTGTCCTTTACTCAGGGTGGAAGGGGCCCTACCAGTCAACCTTCGTTTCCAGAAGGGAAGAAGGTGTTAGGTTTGGGGACAAGATTACCCAGCTCAGCCAACCCTGTGACCTCTAACCGTGAATGGAGTCACTGATTTAAAGCCTGGTGAACCGAAGAAGGTTGTGTACTTTTCCTTTGCTAATTTATGAAGGTGACATAGATGCCACATGTTGTAGGAGGCAATAATTATAGATCCTTTAGATGTGTATGAATTCACATTTGAATATAGGGAAATTCCAGCAAAAACAGCTTTTCACCTTTGGCCAACAAAGCAagcattatatttttaagaataacaGGCCTATTTTTCGAAGTGTTTATGATAATAGACTTTAGTCTCCAACTCGAATGTAAAAGCACACATCTttaatatgttgaatgaatatttatttttatatccatttaaaaagtatattgatcttttattcattattaaaataaaatgctcttttttaaaaaaagctgacatgtgctcctttttattttattcaccatcaaatatttgatcattttcatTAGGTTCTAGATCCTTCTGagggagaattaaaaaacaagccTGCATTGgggttttaaagatttttttttttttgttatcccCAAAACCATATTGAAAATGTATGAAGACTTGCCCTAGCCATTCAGAATTTCCTGGAGAAAGCCTCAGGGTCGTGGGGGCAcatcatgttttaattaaaagctAAGGGCCTGTTTGGGTTTCTGGGAACTGATTGATGAGTCTGCtaaaggatggggagaaaggaagcatTTGGCCCTGATAGCGCCGTCCTGGAAGCTACTGGAAGTGCTTTTGGAGGAGGGCCACCCAGGCAGGCAGGGCCACGTGGTGGGGCATCTTTCCCTTCAGACACTTCTTCCTTGAGCGCTCATTATGGTGGACCCTTGGGATGGAGTGGGGGCATGAGGGACCCATCGGGCCTCCTGGAGTTTACTCACAGTCCAGTGGGACGTGTTCCCGAGTAACTCAGGACAAAGTGACCCAAATGCAGGTACACACGCCACCCGCAAGGCAGTGCACAGTCCCCCTCCCACCCACTCGTGTGCCCAGCGAGGCTGTGGCCATTCTCATTCCCGCCTTACAGacgaagaaactgaggcaaaggcCCGTGTCTGGCTGACCGCAGGCCCCTTGTGTACCAGGGCGCAGCTTCCTGTGAGAGGCTTCAAGACAAGATCTTGCTGCAATACTTGAGCTCGCTGGCTTGCTAACTCCTCAGGGAAGAGGACAGTGGGATTTTCTTAGAAGACTTGGCAATGAAAGCCACATTAATTCCCGCACACTGTAGCTAGGAATTTTATTTATAAGCAAGCTCTTTTCTGTTCCATGGATTCAGGGCCAAATATGGAAACTTGATGTCGTTTGCATCTCCCAAGAGCTCAACACTCCTGTGCAGGCAGTTGGCAAATCCCTCAATTTCTTGCAGCCCCctcagagggagaggagaggttGAGAAGTGTTCTTATTTACAGAGGAGGGGATTGGGGCACAGGATGCTTCAGGAATATCCAGGGGTTCTAGAAAACATTGTCAGGGCCCTAAGTGTGAACTAATTTTGGAAATGTTGGCCCTTCTCTGAACAGATCAGCTTATGGAGCATGAAGGGAAGCTGAAACCTTCTGGAAAGTAAAGTAGACTTGACTCTgtcttttaaacacatttttcaaaCAACGAAGGCATTTCCACTTTCCAAGTGATTGCCACTTAGTTCAGTGCAATCTAACTTTTGCAAAATCCATCTGAGATGcacaattttgttttcctttgcaaTGCCCAAATGGCTGAAGGTAGAGACCCCGGGGACAAGAGCCGTGGTGTCTCTGGGGGAGCCCTTATGTAAGGGATGGTCTGGGCAGGGCTCTGGGTCTGCTGTGGGACTGTCTGCCCATAAAGATGTGCCTGAGGGAAACAGGAAGGCGTTCCTCCCTGCGGGATCCACACCCTCCACAATAGAAAGTTTTGCAGCTCAGTACTCAGAAATATTTTCACCACcctttctaagaaatgatcaataaTCAATGACTTTTTAACAACGCAGTGAGCTGAGATATGGGGATAAGGGAAGTTTCTCAATGGGAAATCTGGCTATTTTTGTAAAAGTGGGAGGAAAAACAGGGTACAGAAAGGACATTTTCATCTCGGTCATGTACATTCTACACTGGCACATCACAAGGTCCCTCTCGTAGTAAGAAACCCATTTAATGCAACATTTCCCTAACTCGCTGGGTCTGATGCCCTGTCTTAGACAATGCCCGTGGACGGGTGGACACAGCCGACCCCTGCGGGAGCTGATCTCTCTCTGAATCCAGCTGGGACCCCGAAGGGGGTGACAGCCACATGTGTGTGATTCCTGCTTTGTTCCCACCAGGCCTGGCAGTCTAGGCAGAGCCTACTGGGGCCGGCTGGTTGCAGTCATCTCTTCTGAGAGGTGGTAAGAAACTCAACATTTTATCTTGCTCACAGATTCTGTGGGTCAGAACATGGACAGGGCACCAGGCTGCTGGCCTTTGTCTCTCCGCAATATCTGGGGTCTTCGCTTAAACAGTAGGGGAGACTTGCATGGCCACTCGTCCCCAGAAACATCTTCTCCCTTGTTCTCCATCccaccttcctttcctccctctcctctgtccctctctccctGACTCCCTCCCTTCCTGCTTTTTCCCTCTCCCCGGCTCCACTCTGCTCCCCTTACTTACAGCCAGGCAGGTGAGCCCTTTTCCTTGGGAGCATGATAGTCGACTCTTTCATCTTAGGAACCCAGCCCTTCTCTTGTGGATATCAGTCGCCTCTCTGAGTATAACTCTGATAGCTACTTTCAAAAAAAGATTCCCTCCCCACCAGGGGGAGGAGGGGACAAGGGGGGAACGTTTTGGTTAGGGCTAAGTAACCTTGGCATCTGCTCCATTGTCCCTCAGGGTAGCCTCAACCTCCTGGCTCAAAATGGCTGCAAGAGCTTCCTCCACATTCCCAGCAGCAGGACAGAGGAGGGGTGGGAGTGAGGAAGAAGGGAGCGAATGCCAAATACCAGCTGTTATTGTAGGAGGCTCCCAGGAACTGCCACTAGCCCTTGTGTTGACATCTCACTGGCCATTCTGAGCTACAGGGGAGGCTGGAAAAGATAAGAGTATTCCAGGCATCCCTGAGGGGAGAATGGATCCTGGTGGCACTAGCTAGAAAGGGGAATCAAGGCGAGACCTTTCTCCTTGCAGCAACTCTTCCTGGAACACCCTTTAGAAAATGCCCCTCCTGACATTTACACTTTTAATTTCTAATCAGTCCAATGGCCTTGGAGGGGGGCATTGTTGTCCCCATTCTACTGACAAGGAAGCAAAGATTCAGAGAGGTTTGATGAGTTGCTGGAGGTCACACAGCCAATATGTGCCGGAGCTGGATGGAGCTGTACCTGATGCCCAGCACATCCATCCTCTGAGGAGAAAGCACCCGAGCAGGTAGGTTGGGGGAAAGgagacctggagagaaacctAAATTTCAGAGGAAAGTAGGTTCTTCTAGCATTA
The genomic region above belongs to Tamandua tetradactyla isolate mTamTet1 chromosome 16, mTamTet1.pri, whole genome shotgun sequence and contains:
- the IRF8 gene encoding interferon regulatory factor 8 isoform X1; the protein is MPPHRAQLSRHFPLSVFSLFSGHLSPKGMSKSLIPMWQFPQIGRMCDRNGGRRLRQWLIEQIDSNLYPGLIWENDEKSMFRIPWKHAGKQDYNQEVDASIFKAWAVFKGKFKEGDKAEPATWKTRLRCALNKSPDFEEVTDRSQLDISEPYKVYRIVPEEEQKCKLGMVAPGCVSESTEMECGRSEIDDLIKEPTVDEYMGMIKRSPSPLEACRSQLLPDWWAQQPSSATLPLVTGYAAYDTHHSAFSQMVISFYYGGKLVGQATTTCPEGCRLSLSQPGLPSGKLYGPEGLELICFPPADVIPSERQRQVTRKLFGHLERGVLLHSSRQGVLVKRLCQGRVFCSGNAVVFKDRPNKLERDEVVKVFDTSQFFRELQQFYNSQSRLPDSRVVLCFGEEFPDMAPLRSKLILVQIEQLYVRQLVEEAGKSCGAGSVMQVPEESQPDQVFRMFPDICASHQRPFFRENQQITV
- the IRF8 gene encoding interferon regulatory factor 8 isoform X5 codes for the protein MVAPGCVSESTEMECGRSEIDDLIKEPTVDEYMGMIKRSPSPLEACRSQLLPDWWAQQPSSATLPLVTGYAAYDTHHSAFSQMVISFYYGGKLVGQATTTCPEGCRLSLSQPGLPSGKLYGPEGLELICFPPADVIPSERQRQVTRKLFGHLERGVLLHSSRQGVLVKRLCQGRVFCSGNAVVFKDRPNKLERDEVVKVFDTSQFFRELQQFYNSQSRLPDSRVVLCFGEEFPDMAPLRSKLILVQIEQLYVRQLVEEAGKSCGAGSVMQVPEESQPDQVFRMFPDICASHQRPFFRENQQITV
- the IRF8 gene encoding interferon regulatory factor 8 isoform X4, encoding MCDRNGGRRLRQWLIEQIDSNLYPGLIWENDEKSMFRIPWKHAGKQDYNQEVDASIFKAWAVFKGKFKEGDKAEPATWKTRLRCALNKSPDFEEVTDRSQLDISEPYKVYRIVPEEEQKCKLGMVAPGCVSESTEMECGRSEIDDLIKEPTVDEYMGMIKRSPSPLEACRSQLLPDWWAQQPSSATLPLVTGYAAYDTHHSAFSQMVISFYYGGKLVGQATTTCPEGCRLSLSQPGLPSGKLYGPEGLELICFPPADVIPSERQRQVTRKLFGHLERGVLLHSSRQGVLVKRLCQGRVFCSGNAVVFKDRPNKLERDEVVKVFDTSQFFRELQQFYNSQSRLPDSRVVLCFGEEFPDMAPLRSKLILVQIEQLYVRQLVEEAGKSCGAGSVMQVPEESQPDQVFRMFPDICASHQRPFFRENQQITV
- the IRF8 gene encoding interferon regulatory factor 8 isoform X3, which gives rise to MFSFLRNCQSSTVAASLYIPTSSGMCDRNGGRRLRQWLIEQIDSNLYPGLIWENDEKSMFRIPWKHAGKQDYNQEVDASIFKAWAVFKGKFKEGDKAEPATWKTRLRCALNKSPDFEEVTDRSQLDISEPYKVYRIVPEEEQKCKLGMVAPGCVSESTEMECGRSEIDDLIKEPTVDEYMGMIKRSPSPLEACRSQLLPDWWAQQPSSATLPLVTGYAAYDTHHSAFSQMVISFYYGGKLVGQATTTCPEGCRLSLSQPGLPSGKLYGPEGLELICFPPADVIPSERQRQVTRKLFGHLERGVLLHSSRQGVLVKRLCQGRVFCSGNAVVFKDRPNKLERDEVVKVFDTSQFFRELQQFYNSQSRLPDSRVVLCFGEEFPDMAPLRSKLILVQIEQLYVRQLVEEAGKSCGAGSVMQVPEESQPDQVFRMFPDICASHQRPFFRENQQITV